The following coding sequences are from one Luteimonas sp. S4-F44 window:
- the pal gene encoding peptidoglycan-associated lipoprotein Pal, giving the protein MKTTTRVMLAALLCTAAVACSKKVKEEAPVDTGPSTGTVAPTPSTAGAYTPADLDSDACLRQRVVYFDLDQDSLRPEFQAIVSCHAKYLRDRSSARISLEGHADERGSREYNQGLGERRGNGVSSALQANGGSAAQLAVVSYGEERPVCTESNEDCWARNRRVEIIYTAR; this is encoded by the coding sequence ATGAAGACGACCACCCGTGTGATGCTGGCAGCGCTGCTTTGCACCGCCGCCGTCGCGTGTTCCAAAAAGGTGAAGGAAGAAGCGCCGGTCGACACCGGTCCGTCCACCGGCACGGTCGCGCCGACCCCGTCGACCGCGGGTGCCTACACGCCGGCCGATCTGGACAGCGATGCCTGCCTGCGCCAGCGCGTGGTCTACTTCGATCTGGATCAGGACTCGCTGCGTCCGGAGTTCCAGGCCATCGTCAGCTGCCACGCCAAGTACCTGCGCGACCGCAGCTCGGCGCGCATCTCGCTCGAAGGCCACGCCGATGAGCGCGGTAGCCGCGAGTACAACCAGGGCCTGGGCGAGCGCCGCGGCAATGGCGTGTCCTCGGCGCTGCAGGCCAACGGTGGTTCGGCCGCCCAGTTGGCCGTCGTGAGCTACGGCGAAGAGCGTCCGGTGTGCACCGAGTCGAACGAAGATTGCTGGGCCCGCAATCGTCGCGTCGAGATCATCTACACCGCCCGCTGA